A genome region from Hoplias malabaricus isolate fHopMal1 chromosome 8, fHopMal1.hap1, whole genome shotgun sequence includes the following:
- the LOC136705913 gene encoding uncharacterized protein isoform X1, protein MNVDDPISAKFQTLVESLMAQTTSEIVKIFVEVLLEMRPEVSHSWREANDLKLEDSDEPITEIVLRSEAAVNFKRETEEVFLSDVVDLVQTPKDAVNDNTGIMQGNVSVHERDTSWATPPAEAIQCQPVALVKDSSGTNQSVNNPNQTQDALVLQPLVKHKGGRPPKTCRATEHQQSTTDMVSKSPIQGISMVSPQHPSCSTSTVDTSSPNAESLVFNNDFVAAEELHDEETAVDEKGIPGFHHVERLAEYLVELRNPTTMALTSEQANTILDMWQNLDTWDKQRILYIAQLQDRLLNGHFQAISMPGLESRTNCDLGTSASSTEWPDCCRLVEAIFVRLCNIHCSHQEKNEGTMKQWTLILQDYRTIRRLLLGNCAVMQGTSLQLVEVNPNALIQWHSHRIKDQGLTRSFLDGLPPSLPEAEGPFLQGRDVPVKHTQHPALVHDNKPQDRTAGQVKQKRSSVGELPSIRPKLPTQRELFGSVQEPPKYLQVIPNISVRTAPMLQTVHVLQPMPTIVCGPPQNNVLHSDIQDHSKPRQKRSYNRVVQGNTCKKCGQFRSAVTGHSQYKGIVYCPQTETLDKKLWLEKMRKKCK, encoded by the exons ATGAATGTGGATGACCCCATATCTGCAAAATTTCAGACTCTGGTTGAGTCACTCATGGCACAAACAACCTCAGAGATTGTTAAGATTTTTGTTGAAGTTCTCTTGGAAATGAGGCCGGAGGTTTCTCACAGCTGGAGGGAAGCCAATGATCTAAAGCTAGAAGACAGTGACGAGCCCATCACTGAGATTGTTTTGAGAAGTGAAGCAGCTGTCAACTtcaaaagagaaacagaagaggTGTTTCTGTCAGAT GTTGTTGACCTTGTTCAAACACCTAAAGATGCTGTAAATGACAACACAGGCATAATGCAGGGCAATGTGTCAGTCCATGAACGAGACACTTCATGGGCAACACCCCCTGCTGAAGCAATCCAGTGCCAACCAGTGGCACTGGTTAAAG ATTCATCTGGCACTAATCAGTCTGTAAACAATCCAAACCAAACCCAAGATGCCCTAGTGCTCCAGCCTCTAGTTAAACATAAAGGAGGTCGTCCACCTAaaacatgcagagcaacagagcaTCAACAATCCACAACAGATATGGTGTCAAAGTCTCCAATCCAAGGTATTTCTATGGTCAGTCCACAGCACCCTTCTtgcagcacctctacagtggaTACTTCCTCTCCTAACGCTGAGTCTCTGGTTTTCAACAATGACTTTGTTGCTGCTGAAGAGCTTCATGATGAGGAGACA GCTGTGGATGAAAAGGgcattcctggttttcaccatGTGGAAAGATTAGCTGAATACTTAGTGGAACTGCGAAATCCAACTACCATGGCCTTGACAAGTGAGCAAGCCAACACAATCCTTGATATGTGGCAGAATCTGGACACTTGGGATAAGCAGCGGATACTTTATATTGCTCAGCTCCAAGATAGGTTGTTGAATGGTCATTTCCAAGCCATTTCCATGCCAGGTTTGGAGAGCAGAACCAATTGTGATCTGGGAACAAGTGCTTCATCAACAGAGTGGCCTGACTGCTGTCGCTTGGTAGAAGCCATTTTTGTCAGGCTCTGCAATATCCACTGCAGTCATCAGGAAAAAAATGAGGGAACAATGAAACAATGGACATTGATTTTGCAGGACTATAGGACGATCAGGAGGCTTTTGCTGGGTAATTGTGCAGTAATGCAAGGTACATCTCTGCAGCTAGTAGAAGTGAATCCAAATGCTCTGATTCAGTGGCACAGTCACCGCATTAAAGACCAGGGTTTGACCAGGTCATTTCTTGATGGTCTACCTCCATCGCTACCAGAAGCTGAGGGCCCATTTCTACAGGGCAGAGATGTTCCAGTAAAGCACACTCAACACCCTGCCCTGGTACATGACAATAAGCCTCAAGATAGAACAGCTGGACAGGTCAAACAGAAGAGGTCATCTGTAGGAGAACTGCCATCTATCAGACCAAAGCtgcccacacagagagagctgTTTGGGTCAGTACAAGAACCTCCAAAATACTTGCAAGTGATACCAAATATTTCGGTCAGGACAGCACCAATGTTGCAGACAGTCCATGTGCTACAACCAATGCCCACTATTGTTTGCGGCCCACCTCAGAACAACGTACTACATAGTGACATCCAGGACCACAGCAAACCACGGCAAAAACGTTCCTACAACAGAGTAGTACAAGGAAATACCTGTAAAAAATGTGGCCAGTTCCGATCAGCAGTCACTGGACATAGCCAGTACAAGGGAATTGTTTATTGCCCTCAAACTGAAACACTGGACAAAAAGCTGTGGTTGGAGAAGATGagaaagaaatgtaaataa
- the LOC136705913 gene encoding uncharacterized protein isoform X2, translated as MNVDDPISAKFQTLVESLMAQTTSEIVKIFVEVLLEMRPEVSHSWREANDLKLEDSDEPITEIVLRSEAAVNFKRETEEVFLSDVVDLVQTPKDAVNDNTGIMQGNVSVHERDTSWATPPAEAIQCQPVALVKDSSGTNQSVNNPNQTQDALVLQPLVKHKGGRPPKTCRATEHQQSTTDMVSKSPIQELHDEETAVDEKGIPGFHHVERLAEYLVELRNPTTMALTSEQANTILDMWQNLDTWDKQRILYIAQLQDRLLNGHFQAISMPGLESRTNCDLGTSASSTEWPDCCRLVEAIFVRLCNIHCSHQEKNEGTMKQWTLILQDYRTIRRLLLGNCAVMQGTSLQLVEVNPNALIQWHSHRIKDQGLTRSFLDGLPPSLPEAEGPFLQGRDVPVKHTQHPALVHDNKPQDRTAGQVKQKRSSVGELPSIRPKLPTQRELFGSVQEPPKYLQVIPNISVRTAPMLQTVHVLQPMPTIVCGPPQNNVLHSDIQDHSKPRQKRSYNRVVQGNTCKKCGQFRSAVTGHSQYKGIVYCPQTETLDKKLWLEKMRKKCK; from the exons ATGAATGTGGATGACCCCATATCTGCAAAATTTCAGACTCTGGTTGAGTCACTCATGGCACAAACAACCTCAGAGATTGTTAAGATTTTTGTTGAAGTTCTCTTGGAAATGAGGCCGGAGGTTTCTCACAGCTGGAGGGAAGCCAATGATCTAAAGCTAGAAGACAGTGACGAGCCCATCACTGAGATTGTTTTGAGAAGTGAAGCAGCTGTCAACTtcaaaagagaaacagaagaggTGTTTCTGTCAGAT GTTGTTGACCTTGTTCAAACACCTAAAGATGCTGTAAATGACAACACAGGCATAATGCAGGGCAATGTGTCAGTCCATGAACGAGACACTTCATGGGCAACACCCCCTGCTGAAGCAATCCAGTGCCAACCAGTGGCACTGGTTAAAG ATTCATCTGGCACTAATCAGTCTGTAAACAATCCAAACCAAACCCAAGATGCCCTAGTGCTCCAGCCTCTAGTTAAACATAAAGGAGGTCGTCCACCTAaaacatgcagagcaacagagcaTCAACAATCCACAACAGATATGGTGTCAAAGTCTCCAATCCAAG AGCTTCATGATGAGGAGACA GCTGTGGATGAAAAGGgcattcctggttttcaccatGTGGAAAGATTAGCTGAATACTTAGTGGAACTGCGAAATCCAACTACCATGGCCTTGACAAGTGAGCAAGCCAACACAATCCTTGATATGTGGCAGAATCTGGACACTTGGGATAAGCAGCGGATACTTTATATTGCTCAGCTCCAAGATAGGTTGTTGAATGGTCATTTCCAAGCCATTTCCATGCCAGGTTTGGAGAGCAGAACCAATTGTGATCTGGGAACAAGTGCTTCATCAACAGAGTGGCCTGACTGCTGTCGCTTGGTAGAAGCCATTTTTGTCAGGCTCTGCAATATCCACTGCAGTCATCAGGAAAAAAATGAGGGAACAATGAAACAATGGACATTGATTTTGCAGGACTATAGGACGATCAGGAGGCTTTTGCTGGGTAATTGTGCAGTAATGCAAGGTACATCTCTGCAGCTAGTAGAAGTGAATCCAAATGCTCTGATTCAGTGGCACAGTCACCGCATTAAAGACCAGGGTTTGACCAGGTCATTTCTTGATGGTCTACCTCCATCGCTACCAGAAGCTGAGGGCCCATTTCTACAGGGCAGAGATGTTCCAGTAAAGCACACTCAACACCCTGCCCTGGTACATGACAATAAGCCTCAAGATAGAACAGCTGGACAGGTCAAACAGAAGAGGTCATCTGTAGGAGAACTGCCATCTATCAGACCAAAGCtgcccacacagagagagctgTTTGGGTCAGTACAAGAACCTCCAAAATACTTGCAAGTGATACCAAATATTTCGGTCAGGACAGCACCAATGTTGCAGACAGTCCATGTGCTACAACCAATGCCCACTATTGTTTGCGGCCCACCTCAGAACAACGTACTACATAGTGACATCCAGGACCACAGCAAACCACGGCAAAAACGTTCCTACAACAGAGTAGTACAAGGAAATACCTGTAAAAAATGTGGCCAGTTCCGATCAGCAGTCACTGGACATAGCCAGTACAAGGGAATTGTTTATTGCCCTCAAACTGAAACACTGGACAAAAAGCTGTGGTTGGAGAAGATGagaaagaaatgtaaataa
- the zgc:66472 gene encoding uncharacterized protein zgc:66472: protein MEVEDPISAKFQTLVESLMAKTTSEIVKVFTEVLLETRVEISRSWREIDELKKKLEEAEEKRTEAYLRSEAIIKTETEEAPVSHESSEFDVVNASSLCPVDRESENQLQIPKGVTSEHTGITQSDVADHEPLTSQTIPGISGINESINGQSINGQKQAPVAQTSQTVKRNRGRPSKSAKRLQKLKTSSVIDPQESSSGSGIIILSKNRDKERAVITKKKYIQKSFGSIDNITTTHQLRDRQHLGNQRLCLCVSSDHCSQTEKQLKYSPQEASQLYPCRKCGKKFNEWLRFQDHKCSTVLECNRCGQTFRNMKHLSTHRQSVESSTRPFQYCCYHCDLMFATQCGWNIHKRIHVHSNDNDNTQQDATKKFQSLTLDKELNAKVEVRLERISHAQLEAALCPKESLQQDETPCLSSKAMVQCLPSAVHSPASSVSSNAPSTSTVTNKLVSSKASGFQAMTKDVLGSRSETGIGENGNKLDGKNCNSVIPPVSSKVQPKQKEKVDTEDPADTLENEVGSSGRTSLSRKRKVSDCNHDEYNGVFPVEKILRWRTTKGRNEVRVKWMPCSLCGTKWKNTWEPAESFTSYKDSMEDEK from the exons ATGGAAGTGGAGGACCCTATATCTGCCAAATTTCAGACTCTAGTTGAGTCTCTCATGGCAAAAACAACCTCAGAGATTGTGAAAGTTTTTACAGAAGTGCTGTTAGAGACTAGGGTTGAGATCTCCCGTAGCTGGAGAGAAATTGATGAGCTTAAGAAGAAATTGGAAGAGGCTGAGGAGAAGAGGACTGAGGCTTATTTGAGAAGTGAAGCAATCatcaaaacagaaacagaggagGCACCGGTGTCGCATGAGAGCTCTGAGTTTGATGTTGTTAATGCTAGCAGTCTTTGTCCAGTAGACAGAGAAAGCGAG AATCAATTACAAATTCCTAAGGGTGTTACATCTGAGCACACAGGCATCACACAGAGCGATGTAGCAGACCATGAACCATTGACTTCACAAACAATTCCAG gTATCTCTGGTATTAACGAATCTATAAATGGTCAATCTATAAATGGTCAAAAGCAAGCCCCAGTGGCCCAAACGTCACAAACTGTTAAACGTAACAGAGGTCGCCCTTCTAAATCAGCCAAAAGGCTTCAAAAGCTCAAAACCAGTTCAGTGATTGATCCCCAGGAGTCTTCTTCGGGTTCTGGCATCATAATACTCAGTAAGAACAGAGACAAGGAGAGAGCGGTgataacaaagaaaaaatacattcaaaaaTCATTTGGGTCCATAGATAACATCACTACCACACACCAATTACGTGACAGACAGCACCTTGGCAACCAAAGGCTTTGTTTGTGCGTCTCTTCAGACCACTGCTCCCAAACAGAGAAACAGCTAAAATACAGTCCCCAGGAGGCTTCACAACTGTACCCCTGCAGAAAATGTGGGAAAAAATTTAATGAATGGTTGCGCTTTCAAGACCATAAGTGCTCCACTGTACTTGAGTGCAACAGGTGTGGGCAGACATTCAGAAATATGAAGCATCtttctacacacagacagagtgtTGAATCCTCAACCAGGCCATTCCAGTACTGCTGCTACCACTGTGATCTTATGTTCGCTACCCAGTGTGGATGGAATATTCACAAGAGGATCCATGTCCATTCTAATGACAATGACAACACCCAACAGGATGCCACCAAAAAGTTCCAGTCCCTCACATTAGACAAAGAACTGAATGCCAAGGTGGAGGTTCGCTTGGAGAGGATTTCCCATGCTCAGTTAGAAGCTGCCTTGTGTCCTAAAGAGTCTTTACAGCAAGATGAAACACCTTGTCTGAGCTCAAAGGCCATGGTGCAGTGCTTGCCTTCAGCAGTGCACAGCCCAGCTTCTAGTGTCAGTTCTAACGCACCATCAACAAGCACTGTCACAAATAAACTTGTATCAAGCAAAGCTTCTGGGTTTCAGGCCATGACCAAAGATGTTTTGGGGTCTAGATCAGAAACTGGAATAGGTGAAAATGGAAATAAGCTTGATGGCAAGAACTGCAATTCTGTTATTCCACCTGTATCTAGTAAAGTTCAGCCAAAGCAAAAGGAGAAAGTGGATACTGAAGACCCAGCTGACACACTGGAAAATGAAGTGGGCTCCTCTGGTCGAACTTCACTTTCAAGAAAGCGTAAAGTATCAG ATTGCAATCATGATGAGTACAATGGGGTGTTTCCTGTTGAGAAAATTCTTAGATGGAGAACCACAAAG GGTCGAAATGAAGTCAGAGTCAAGTGGATGCCTTGCTCTTTATG TGGGACGAAATGGAAAAACACATGGGAACCAGCTGAGAGCTTTACTTCTTATAAGGACAGCATGGAAGatgagaaatga